From the genome of Vigna angularis cultivar LongXiaoDou No.4 chromosome 11, ASM1680809v1, whole genome shotgun sequence, one region includes:
- the LOC108333996 gene encoding uncharacterized protein LOC108333996 — METMDAQLEVEDWEFLHPNDDVPIVFAGPTLNAIRHDHFALLPEDHQPNSNSNSNSDSNSNSDSNSNSTSNSDVDRNFDDSYVANQIFSNTTAPWTADSDSDTATAVTVPEAGPAVVESLNAEEEQGENREVEEVKEEGEEKRLVWWKVPFEVLRCWVNPLPLPLPLPVWSLSVAAAAAFLGLLFLGRRLNRMKRKTQTLKLNLALDDKKVSQLMGRVARLNEAFSVVRRVPIVRPPSLPASSVTLRPVMSMR, encoded by the exons ATGGAAACCATGGACGCTCAACTCGAAGTTGAAGACTGGGAGTTTCTCCATCCAAACGACGACGTTCCCATCGTCTTCGCCGGGCCCACGCTCAACGCCATCCGCCACGACCACTTCGCCCTCCTCCCTGAAGATCATCAACCCAATTCCAATTCCAATTCCAATTCCGATTCCAATTCCAATTCCGATTCCAATTCCAATTCCACTTCCAATTCCGATGTCGATCGCAACTTCGATGATTCCTATGTCGCCAATCAGATTTTCTCCAATACCACCGCTCCATGGACTGCAGATTCCGATTCCGACACGGCCACCGCGGTGACGGTGCCCGAGGCGGGGCCTGCGGTGGTGGAGAGTTTGAACGCGGAAGAAGAGCAAGGAGAGAATCGAGAAGTAGAGGAAGTGAAAGAGGAGGGGGAGGAGAAAAGATTGGTGTGGTGGAAGGTTCCGTTTGAAGTGTTGAGGTGTTGGGTGAACCCTCTGCCTCTGCCTCTGCCTCTCCCTGTCTGGTCTCTCTCTgtggctgctgctgctgcttttCTCGGACTCCTCTTCCTTGGTAGGAGGTTGAACAGAATGAAGCGCAAGACTCAGACCTTGAAGCTCAACCTTGCTCTCGATGATAAG AAGGTGTCTCAGCTCATGGGTCGTGTAGCACGTCTTAATGAAGCATTTTCAGTGGTGAGACGTGTTCCAATAGTGCGACCACCATCTCTGCCAGCTTCAAGTGTGACTCTGAGGCCTGTGATGAGCATGAGATGA